The following nucleotide sequence is from Pararhodobacter zhoushanensis.
TAGAACGGCATGATGAACTGATTAACGCGCCAGTAGAGCGTCTCGTCATCCAGCACCCGCCGCGAGGCGATGGACATGCCGAATTCCTGCCGCATGCATTCGAATGTCGGGCGCAGGTCGCGCTTGGCGACCCATTGGTTGATCGAGCCGCCCTCATCAATGCGCCCGTGCAGGATCGGCGCATGGGCGCTGTCGATCTCGCCTTCCAGCGCCTGCAGCCAGTTGCATTCCTGAACGCGAAAGCTGATCACCACGTTCTCTTCGGGCACCAGATTCCACTCCAGATTGGGCAGCGGCGGGCGGCTTTCCTCGGGCTCGGAGCCCATATAGGTCCAGACCACCCCGCCCCGCTCGACGCAGGGGTAGGACTTGATCTTGACGCGGTCCTTCAGGCGCGAGCGGACCGGCTCGGCGGGCATGTCGGCGACATTGCCGTCCACGTCGAATTTCCAGCCGTGATAGACGCAGCGCAGGCCGCAATCCTCGTTGCGGCCAAAGACCAGCGGTGCGCCGCGATGCGGGCAGATGTGGTCGACCAGACCGACGCGGCCTTCGGTGTCGCGGAACGCGATCAGCGTTTCGCCCAGCAGGCGCACGGTCTGCGGCTCGCCGTCCTTTTCCAGATCCCTGGACGCCATGAAGGGCATCCAGTAGAGGCGCATCATGCCCCCCATCGTGGTTCCGGGGCCAACCCGGACGAGCGTTTCGTTGTCTTCGTGCGAAAGCATGTCGGCTCTCCTTTCGTGCCAATGTCCGTGCCGCGCCCCGGCGGCGCTGCGTTAGGTGTTGGGGGCCAGATCCGCCCCGTCGCGGTCCAGTTGCCCGTCGATCAGCGCGCCCAGTCCCAGATGACGCGCCCACCAGCCCTGATCCGTGGTTTCCAGCGGGCTGCGCGGCACCGGCGGCGGATCGCCCGCGCGCAAACGACGCATGACTTCGGTGATGCGGCGGCGCTCCAGCTCGACCAGCGCCTGCTCGACATCATCGTGCTCGGCCTCGACGCCCGGCAGCTCGGGATAGCGCAGGCGGCGGGTCCACTGGCCGTCGCGCTCAACCGCCTGTGCTTCGAGCAGGTAGGGCACCGAAAGATACTCGCGAACGTTCATGGGCTCTCCTCAGACGGGCGAATGGGGTTCAAGCAGCACGAAAGACGAATCGTCGAACGGACCGACCTGCACCAAGGCCGGGCCCTGCTTTTGCTGGCGCAGACCAGCGCGGCCAGCGGCCTGCAGATAGGCCTCGCGCAGATGGCCCATGCCGTGCAGACGCCCCTCGCCCAAGGCCCCGCCAAAGGTGTTGAGCGGCAGGCGTCCGCCGAACGCGGCGTGACCGTCGCGCAAAAAGGCCGGTGCGCCGCCCGGCTCGGTGATGCCCAGCCCGTCGAGCCATTCCCAGACCATCGACGAGAACCCGTCGTAAAGCTGCGCGGTGGCCAGATCGGCGGGCTTGCGACCGCTCATCGTCCAGAGCGCCTCGGGCTTGGCGAAGCCGCTGAACCCGGCGACGCGGGCGGCGGTGGCACCTTGTGGCAGATCTTCAGACCGACACAGGATGAAAGCCTGCGCCCCGCAAACCGGCAGGTCGCAGTCATAAAGACCATGCGGCTCGGCAATCATGCGCGCGGCATGGAAAGCCTCACGCGACAGCGGCTTGTCGCGCCAGATCGCATCGGGGTTCAGCCCGGCGTTGCGGCGCGACAGATCAACGATGGCAAAGAGATCGTCGCGCGTCGCCCCGTGCCGCGCCATATAGGCCCAGGCCCGCGTGGCAAAGCGCGCACCGGCCGTCGCGTAACCGTAGGGCTTGCTGAACTGGTCGGCACCAAACACGCGGTCCACCGACCCGGTCGCATAGTCCAGACCGGGCGCAACATAGAGCGCGCGCAGGCCCAGCACGAAACGACACGTGCCCGCGACCAGCGCATGCGCGCCTGCGGCGACCATATCGGTGGGATAGCGGCGGTACAGATCCGCGCCCCAGCCCAATTTCAACCCCATCAACGAAGAAACGGTCTTGAGCGAGATTTCGTCGCCCGCCTCGGCATGGGGTGAACCCGCGTTCGTGGCATAGGGTGCGCCGACATAGCCGTCGACATCCTCGCGGGTGATCCCCGCGTCGGCCAGTGCAGCCAGCGCGGCGTCCAGCGCGAAGCCGGCAATCCCGCGGTCGCTGCGGCGCTCGATGGCGGATGACCCGAATCCTACGATGACCACGCTCATGGCTGCACCGTGGCGAAGCATGCGCCCTCCTCGGTCGCCGGAAAGATCACTGTGAACGGTGACCCCGGCCGAGCGTTTTCGGTCACGTCGCCCTCATCCAGTGCGATCAAGACGATGCGCGGATCTTCGGCAACGGCGCATTCGACGATCACCAGCGGTCCGTCGCGCCCCGGCAACGGCTGCAGATGCAGCACCGTGCGCCCGACGAGCACCACCGACCCCGACAGCGTTTCGTCGCGAAAAGCGTCACCCAGACATCCCACACAGCGCGGCGCACCCGGCGCGGCGAGTCGCCCGCAGCCGGTGCAACGTCGCAGCCGCAAGTCACCACGCGCAGCACCGTCCCAAAAGGTCCGGGTTTCCGCGGTGACGACGGGTTGTGGCCGAAGGGCGTTATGAGTGATCAACTGGGTCATTGACTGAATGTATATAATGGACTGACCATTTGCGCAATGCCGGGAGAAGACTTTTGGAAAAACCACGGAAGGGCGTGAAAGTCGTATAATGTTAAGGACTTGCCCCTGCTCTCTTCGCTGCCCTGTGTTTGTCCGACATCGGAGCGACCGTACGTCGGTTCGGTCGCAAGGCACCGGATCTCGCTGCCCCTGTGGCGGGACCGCGACGTTCGCGCGCTTGAGTTGAAAACCAACGCCGGACGTGCCGACGCGCTGGACCTCTTCACAAAGGCCGACAATCTGGTGGGTTTCCCCTACCAATGGACTACTGGCGACCTGCAGCCCGCGTGGCGGGACGTCGCCATGGCCGACGTTTACGACAAACCCACAAGCGACGCGGCCTGACACTTGTCCGATCAGATACGGCACCGCTGATCCGGTCAGTTACAGGGAGATGTGTCTGACCTTCGGACTCGGTGGTGAGGTATAGAACCTTCTTCCATAAATCATGATTTTGCCGCATCATGAGTTATAGAAAGGAATTCTATCGCTCATGCGCTGGAACTGGACACAACCCGACTGGCCGGACTTCCGCTATGACAGTGCCGCCGTCGAACCCCTCGAACGGCGCTTTCTGCTGTCCTCAGGCGAAATCCTTGGTGCGGTCCGCCATGTGTCAGGTGACGCGCGTGACCGGCTGCGCATCGAGCTTCTGAGTGAAGAGGCGATGCGGACGAGCGCCATCGAGGGCGAGGTTCTGGACCGGTCCAGCGTCCAGTCTTCCTTGCGGCGGCAGCTCGGTCTGACCGCTGATGGCGCACCCTCCCGGCCCCGCGAGCAGGGCATCGCCGAAATGATGGTCGATGTCTATTCGAACCACGCAGCCCCTCTGACCCACGACACCCTTTGTCGCTGGCACAGCATGCTCCTGTCCCATGACCGGGGCCTCGAGACGATCGGTGCCTACCGTCGGCATGACGACGCCATGCAGATCGTGTCAGGCCGCCTCGACCGGCCGACGGTGCATTTCGAAGCGCCGCCCTCGGCGCAGGTCCAGGGCGAAATGGACGTGTTCGTCGACTGGTTCAACCGCACGGCGCCAGAGGGGCCCGCGCCACTGCCCGCACTGACGCGCGCGGCACTTGGGCACCTGTGGTTCGAGAGTGTCCATCCGTTCGAGGACGGCAATGGCCGCTTGGGCCGCGCTCTGGCTGAAAAGTCCCTTGCACAGACCATCGGCCAGCCGAGCCTGATCGCACTGGCCTATGCGATCGAACGCGACCGCAAGGGATACTACGACCAGCTCGCAGCCCACCAGAAGACGCTGGATGTGACCGCGTGGCTCTTGTGGTTCGGCGAGACGGTGTTGACCGCGCAGCAGGTCACACTGACGCGGGTTGCCTTCTTCATCGCCAAGGCGAAGTTCTACGACCAGTTCCGCGACCGGCTGAACGACCGGCAAGCCAAGGGGGTTGAGCGCATGTTCCGCGCGGGGCCCGAGGGGTTCAAGGGCGGGCTCAGCGCCGAAAACTACATCGCCATCACCGGGACGTCACGCGCAACCACAACCCGGGATCTGCAGGACCTGGTGGAAATGGGCGCCCTGAACCGGACCGGGGAGCGGCGGCATACGCGGTATTGGTTAACTTTAGATAAGGACAGAAAGGACTGAACCCTGAGCAAAAAAGGGGTTCATGCGTGGACTATATCCTTTAACAACATGAACTTGCATGGCAGGGCAGGCGTTGACGCCTGCTGCCAGATGGGTGTGTTCCTGCGACACTCCCGTGCCCAGCCCTCAGCCGTCGCGGATCGTGCCGGTTTGCGCGCGTCCCACACCGGCGGCAAGACCTGCAACAAGTGTTTCGACCAACATTTCGAACCCGCCAATCATCGGGCGCTCGGTCCCGTTTACCCAGCGAAGGATGAACGCGTTTCCCAGCATCGCGCCAGAATTGGTATGCAGCAGCGGATGATCGTCGGCATCGATCTGCCGGGCAATCTGTTCGATGCGTTCATGCAGGCGTGACTCATCAGATCCGGCGGCCCCCGCAAATTCCTGCGTCACGAAACCTACGAGCGCGCCGATGAACATATTATACGCGGGCACCAGAGACGGGCCCTCGTACCCGGCGCGGTTCAGCATGCCCAGAATCGCCTCGATCATCTCCAGATCTGCCGAGGTGTTGGACACCAGCTGCCCGCCGATCAGCGGTGCGACATTCGGATGCTTGGCGACAGCGTTGCGCAGATTATGCGCGAACGCGCGCAACCAGACCCGCCAGTCATCGCTTGCCCGCGGCACAATGCCCGAGAGAACCCGCTGCACGACGGCTTCGATGATGTCGATCCGCGCCGGATAGTACCAATAAAGCGCCGTGGGGAAGACCTTCAGAGAATCGGCAAGATTGCGGATGGTGAATGCATCCAGCCCGCGCGTGTCGATAAGCTCCAGTGCCGAGGCCATGATGCTGTCGCGTGACAGCGAGCTTTTCGTCCTGCGCTTGCCGGCCATACGCCTCTCCTGTTCACAACGCCCGTCGAGCGAGCAACGTGCCAAAACTAGACAGAATTCTCTTTCAGCGCCACCGAATTTGGCTGCGGGATCTCGAGCGTCGAATATTCCTGTACAATGTTATTAACAGTGATAATCTCAACGTGCCACGCCAGATGGCGTCAACAGGAGAGGAAGTCATGAACTTTACACCCGTCCTTGTCGCCAGCGCGCTCGCTCTTGCCCTGGCCGTTCCCGCCGCCGCGCAAACCATCGCGCTCGATAC
It contains:
- a CDS encoding Zn-ribbon domain-containing OB-fold protein; translated protein: MTQLITHNALRPQPVVTAETRTFWDGAARGDLRLRRCTGCGRLAAPGAPRCVGCLGDAFRDETLSGSVVLVGRTVLHLQPLPGRDGPLVIVECAVAEDPRIVLIALDEGDVTENARPGSPFTVIFPATEEGACFATVQP
- a CDS encoding thiolase C-terminal domain-containing protein — encoded protein: MLRHGAAMSVVIVGFGSSAIERRSDRGIAGFALDAALAALADAGITREDVDGYVGAPYATNAGSPHAEAGDEISLKTVSSLMGLKLGWGADLYRRYPTDMVAAGAHALVAGTCRFVLGLRALYVAPGLDYATGSVDRVFGADQFSKPYGYATAGARFATRAWAYMARHGATRDDLFAIVDLSRRNAGLNPDAIWRDKPLSREAFHAARMIAEPHGLYDCDLPVCGAQAFILCRSEDLPQGATAARVAGFSGFAKPEALWTMSGRKPADLATAQLYDGFSSMVWEWLDGLGITEPGGAPAFLRDGHAAFGGRLPLNTFGGALGEGRLHGMGHLREAYLQAAGRAGLRQQKQGPALVQVGPFDDSSFVLLEPHSPV
- a CDS encoding Rieske 2Fe-2S domain-containing protein: MLSHEDNETLVRVGPGTTMGGMMRLYWMPFMASRDLEKDGEPQTVRLLGETLIAFRDTEGRVGLVDHICPHRGAPLVFGRNEDCGLRCVYHGWKFDVDGNVADMPAEPVRSRLKDRVKIKSYPCVERGGVVWTYMGSEPEESRPPLPNLEWNLVPEENVVISFRVQECNWLQALEGEIDSAHAPILHGRIDEGGSINQWVAKRDLRPTFECMRQEFGMSIASRRVLDDETLYWRVNQFIMPFYSLVPPQSNYPELSGHAWIPIDDENTLCLMFSYHPSQPMYEKSRDIFVNGHKGRETGHASVNAFEDKGALQPYGRYTSRYRRETGYHFDAQAQRTTWFSGLPGLWVQDAACQSGVMRVYDRSLEHLCTSDTGIAMTRRMLLEVAHAFAESGAKPERFSDPDLYMVRAISMKLPKDQAWDDAGKGPMTAKLGEGFGYEL
- a CDS encoding TetR/AcrR family transcriptional regulator — protein: MAGKRRTKSSLSRDSIMASALELIDTRGLDAFTIRNLADSLKVFPTALYWYYPARIDIIEAVVQRVLSGIVPRASDDWRVWLRAFAHNLRNAVAKHPNVAPLIGGQLVSNTSADLEMIEAILGMLNRAGYEGPSLVPAYNMFIGALVGFVTQEFAGAAGSDESRLHERIEQIARQIDADDHPLLHTNSGAMLGNAFILRWVNGTERPMIGGFEMLVETLVAGLAAGVGRAQTGTIRDG
- a CDS encoding Fic family protein, coding for MRWNWTQPDWPDFRYDSAAVEPLERRFLLSSGEILGAVRHVSGDARDRLRIELLSEEAMRTSAIEGEVLDRSSVQSSLRRQLGLTADGAPSRPREQGIAEMMVDVYSNHAAPLTHDTLCRWHSMLLSHDRGLETIGAYRRHDDAMQIVSGRLDRPTVHFEAPPSAQVQGEMDVFVDWFNRTAPEGPAPLPALTRAALGHLWFESVHPFEDGNGRLGRALAEKSLAQTIGQPSLIALAYAIERDRKGYYDQLAAHQKTLDVTAWLLWFGETVLTAQQVTLTRVAFFIAKAKFYDQFRDRLNDRQAKGVERMFRAGPEGFKGGLSAENYIAITGTSRATTTRDLQDLVEMGALNRTGERRHTRYWLTLDKDRKD